The Phycisphaeraceae bacterium genome has a window encoding:
- a CDS encoding ABC transporter ATP-binding protein — protein MPDAPEPLLEVEDLAVTFEGVAAVDGASLSVYAGQTLAIVGESGCGKSMTALSVLGLIPPPGHMERGRIIFDGRDLSRLPPADLRRVRGREIAMIFQEPMTSLNPVMTIGEQIIEAARLHRTRRLAEARAIAVEALREVGIPDPVSRLIAYPHEFSGGMRQRVMIAMALACRPRLLLADEPTTALDVTIQQQVLDLLESLQRSRSMGLILITHDLGVVAQHADVVCVMYAGRVVEYARTAVIFDRPLHPYTRGLLQSIPVVGRRRNRLTTVDEITSRPEEFHDVGVRDVRGVPWWPATARNAVGDSPARNASGGVLLEVEPEHWVGCRADREALATPTRPPRIPVRARSALIESR, from the coding sequence ATGCCCGATGCCCCTGAACCATTGCTGGAAGTCGAAGACCTGGCGGTGACTTTCGAGGGAGTTGCGGCGGTCGATGGGGCGTCGCTCTCGGTCTACGCCGGACAGACCCTGGCGATCGTGGGCGAATCCGGTTGCGGCAAGAGCATGACCGCCTTGAGCGTGCTGGGGCTGATCCCGCCGCCCGGTCACATGGAGCGAGGCCGGATCATCTTCGACGGACGGGATCTGTCGCGGCTGCCGCCCGCCGACCTGCGCCGCGTCCGCGGGCGCGAAATCGCCATGATCTTTCAGGAGCCGATGACCTCGCTCAACCCGGTCATGACGATCGGCGAGCAGATCATCGAAGCGGCGCGGCTTCATCGCACGCGACGGCTCGCCGAGGCACGGGCGATCGCCGTGGAAGCGCTGCGCGAAGTTGGCATCCCCGACCCGGTCTCGCGCCTGATCGCCTATCCGCATGAGTTCTCCGGCGGCATGCGCCAGCGGGTGATGATCGCCATGGCCCTCGCCTGCAGACCCAGGTTGCTGCTGGCGGACGAGCCCACCACCGCGTTGGATGTGACCATCCAGCAGCAGGTGCTCGACCTGCTGGAGTCGCTGCAGCGATCGCGCAGCATGGGATTGATTCTCATCACGCACGACCTGGGCGTAGTCGCTCAGCACGCCGATGTGGTATGCGTCATGTACGCCGGTCGCGTGGTGGAGTATGCCCGCACCGCCGTGATCTTCGATCGTCCGCTGCATCCCTACACACGGGGGCTGCTTCAGTCGATTCCGGTGGTGGGTCGCCGCCGGAACCGACTGACGACGGTGGACGAAATCACCTCGCGTCCCGAGGAGTTCCACGACGTCGGGGTGCGCGACGTGCGCGGCGTGCCGTGGTGGCCGGCGACGGCGCGGAACGCGGTCGGCGACAGCCCGGCCCGGAACGCTTCTGGCGGCGTGCTGCTGGAGGTGGAGCCGGAGCATTGGGTGGGCTGCCGCGCTGATCGTGAGGCCCTGGCGACGCCGACGCGGCCGCCGCGCATTCCGGTCCGCGCCCGTTCCGCACTGATCGAGAGTCGATAG
- a CDS encoding dicarboxylate/amino acid:cation symporter, with protein MKHSGLITFLMISGLVLGALFGQYVLFNPDDLIPTNHWTKEVGTLILIRPLMMLIVPLVFVSVTLAMTTIGDPAKLGLLGGSTLLFYIVTMVCAATLGAIIVTTFRPGDLPPETRAAMTARAEADYTASDVVANVEQARKESKTSMGGAWMNLFQQLIPTNVVKDMAEGRTLGVIAFAILFGLALAVGGEPCRPAVAVLEAAFNAILRMISWVMWAAPVGVFLLVAASVGRVGLGALSGPLMWFMLIVIGGVATFGVVVLPAVLLIFGRTNPGRFAWQMRGALLTAFGTASSSATMPITMENCVTEGGCSRRATNFVVPLGATVNMNGTALFEAVAVIFLCQLYGIDLTFGEVLIVVMTAALAAIGAAGIPAAGLVTMVIVIGAVNKALVARGQPTLPESAIGVIIGVDRILDMCRTTLNVWGDMVGAKIMTRLAPDDVEEREKALS; from the coding sequence ATGAAACACTCCGGCCTCATCACCTTCCTGATGATCAGCGGCCTGGTCCTGGGCGCGCTCTTCGGCCAGTACGTGCTTTTCAACCCGGATGACCTGATCCCGACGAACCACTGGACGAAGGAAGTCGGTACGCTCATCCTGATCCGACCGCTGATGATGCTCATCGTCCCACTGGTCTTCGTGAGCGTCACGCTGGCCATGACCACCATCGGCGACCCGGCCAAGCTCGGCCTGCTGGGCGGCTCGACTCTGCTGTTCTACATCGTCACGATGGTCTGCGCCGCCACGCTGGGTGCGATCATCGTCACCACGTTCCGCCCGGGCGATCTGCCCCCGGAGACGCGGGCCGCCATGACCGCCCGCGCCGAGGCGGACTATACCGCCAGCGACGTGGTGGCCAACGTGGAGCAGGCCAGGAAGGAATCCAAGACCAGCATGGGCGGCGCGTGGATGAACCTGTTCCAGCAGTTGATCCCCACCAACGTGGTCAAGGACATGGCCGAGGGGCGCACGCTCGGCGTCATCGCCTTCGCGATTCTCTTCGGGCTGGCGCTGGCGGTGGGAGGCGAGCCGTGCCGACCCGCGGTGGCGGTGCTGGAGGCGGCCTTCAACGCCATTCTGCGCATGATCTCGTGGGTCATGTGGGCGGCGCCCGTCGGTGTGTTCCTGCTGGTGGCGGCGTCCGTCGGTCGCGTCGGCCTGGGGGCGCTCTCCGGACCCCTCATGTGGTTCATGCTCATCGTCATCGGCGGGGTGGCGACGTTCGGCGTGGTGGTGCTGCCCGCGGTGCTGCTGATCTTCGGACGCACCAACCCCGGCCGCTTCGCGTGGCAGATGCGGGGCGCGCTGCTCACGGCGTTCGGCACCGCGTCCAGCTCGGCCACCATGCCCATCACCATGGAGAACTGCGTCACGGAGGGCGGCTGCTCCAGGCGCGCCACCAACTTCGTGGTGCCGCTGGGGGCGACCGTCAACATGAACGGCACCGCGCTCTTCGAGGCCGTGGCGGTCATCTTTCTCTGTCAACTGTACGGCATCGACCTGACGTTCGGGGAAGTGCTGATCGTGGTGATGACCGCCGCGCTGGCGGCGATCGGGGCGGCGGGCATCCCCGCCGCCGGGCTGGTGACGATGGTCATCGTCATCGGTGCGGTCAACAAGGCGCTGGTGGCGCGGGGTCAGCCCACGCTGCCGGAGTCGGCCATCGGCGTCATCATCGGCGTGGATCGGATTCTCGACATGTGCCGCACCACGCTCAACGTGTGGGGCGACATGGTGGGCGCCAAGATCATGACGCGACTGGCGCCGGACGACGTGGAAGAGCGCGAGAAGGCGCTCTCGTAA
- a CDS encoding dicarboxylate/amino acid:cation symporter: protein MSKNNLLTVLILAGLVLGVLVGQFVLYNPIPDQRIDDAHWTKQMGDLVLIRPLTLMIIPLILVSVVSGVTRIGDPSKLGVVGGATVTYYLATMFAAVILGAILVTTIRPGAGLPPDTVAALKAEGVERYAGSETVRAAAETAQSTTLGEAWLNILRQMVPSNIVEEMANTRALGVIVFAILIGLAIAAGGERTRQAAAFFDAMFEAMMLLVRWIIWLTPIGVFMLAAWTVGKIGLGELLAPLGRYMLVVLVGLAIHGFITLPAVLYVFTRVNPYRFMWRMRRALMTAFGTDSSSATLPVTIDNAEREGECSRRASNFVLPLGATVNMDGTALYEAVAVVFLFQLYGVTLSLDELVIVVITATLAAIGAAGIPSAGLVTMVIVIAAVNGSLAATGGASAPQLPIAAIGIILGVDRILDMCRTTINVWGDAVGAKIITRLAPDEADDRGKAMA from the coding sequence ATGTCGAAGAATAATCTGCTGACCGTCCTGATCCTCGCGGGTCTGGTGCTGGGCGTGCTCGTGGGGCAGTTCGTGCTCTACAATCCGATTCCCGACCAGCGCATCGACGACGCCCACTGGACCAAGCAGATGGGCGACCTGGTGCTGATCCGGCCGCTCACGCTGATGATCATTCCCCTGATCCTGGTCAGCGTGGTCTCGGGCGTGACGCGCATCGGTGATCCGTCGAAACTGGGCGTGGTGGGCGGCGCCACCGTCACGTACTACCTGGCCACGATGTTCGCGGCGGTCATCCTGGGGGCGATCCTCGTCACCACGATCAGACCCGGCGCCGGACTGCCGCCCGACACCGTGGCGGCGCTCAAGGCCGAGGGGGTCGAGCGCTACGCCGGCAGCGAAACGGTGCGCGCCGCCGCCGAAACCGCTCAGTCCACCACGCTGGGAGAGGCGTGGCTCAACATTCTGCGCCAGATGGTGCCCTCGAACATCGTCGAGGAGATGGCCAACACCCGCGCCCTGGGCGTCATTGTCTTCGCCATCCTCATCGGGCTGGCCATCGCCGCGGGAGGTGAACGCACCCGGCAGGCGGCGGCGTTCTTCGACGCCATGTTCGAGGCCATGATGCTGCTCGTCCGCTGGATCATCTGGCTCACGCCGATCGGCGTCTTCATGCTCGCGGCGTGGACCGTGGGCAAGATCGGGCTGGGCGAACTGCTGGCGCCGCTGGGCAGGTACATGCTGGTGGTGCTGGTGGGTCTGGCGATCCACGGCTTCATCACCCTGCCGGCCGTGCTGTACGTGTTCACGCGGGTCAACCCCTACCGCTTCATGTGGCGGATGAGGCGGGCGCTGATGACCGCCTTCGGCACCGACTCCAGCTCGGCCACGCTTCCCGTCACGATCGACAACGCCGAGCGCGAGGGCGAATGCTCCAGACGTGCTTCCAACTTCGTGCTGCCGCTTGGCGCCACGGTCAACATGGACGGCACCGCGCTCTACGAAGCCGTGGCGGTCGTCTTTCTGTTCCAGCTCTACGGCGTGACGCTCAGTCTCGATGAACTGGTGATCGTCGTCATCACCGCCACGCTGGCGGCGATCGGGGCGGCGGGCATCCCCTCCGCCGGGCTGGTGACGATGGTCATCGTCATCGCGGCGGTGAACGGCAGTCTCGCCGCCACCGGCGGCGCCAGCGCCCCGCAACTGCCTATCGCGGCGATCGGCATCATCCTCGGCGTCGATCGCATCCTCGACATGTGCCGCACCACCATCAACGTGTGGGGCGACGCCGTGGGTGCGAAGATCATCACGCGGCTGGCGCCCGATGAAGCCGATGACCGCGGGAAGGCAATGGCGTGA
- a CDS encoding methyltransferase domain-containing protein — translation MPQNQPDIPSPGDAAESSFVSRAGVKLAHALNIFGLDPRGLRCADLGCNVGGFTDCLLQRGAASVHAVDTGYGVLDWRLRNNPRVTVMERTNALHLVEKLPGATFDLIVIDLGWTAQRLAIPAALRVLRPGGAIVSLVKPHYEVSAEVKASLPRGGALSDAAARQALDRVIAAMPGLGFEVAGVTESPIRGGKSSRQGAGNVEYLMWGRPLAPQEPGHAVAVHVAL, via the coding sequence ATGCCGCAGAATCAACCGGACATCCCGTCGCCGGGCGACGCCGCGGAATCGAGTTTCGTTTCCCGCGCGGGCGTGAAGCTCGCTCATGCCCTGAACATCTTCGGGCTCGACCCGCGGGGCCTGCGGTGCGCGGACCTTGGCTGCAACGTCGGCGGGTTCACGGATTGTCTGCTGCAGCGCGGGGCCGCGAGCGTCCACGCCGTGGACACCGGGTACGGCGTCCTCGACTGGCGGCTGCGCAACAATCCGCGCGTGACCGTGATGGAGCGGACCAACGCCCTGCACCTCGTCGAGAAACTGCCGGGCGCGACCTTCGACCTGATCGTGATCGACCTGGGGTGGACGGCGCAACGGCTGGCCATTCCCGCCGCGCTCCGAGTGCTGCGGCCGGGCGGCGCCATCGTCTCGCTGGTCAAGCCGCACTACGAAGTCTCGGCGGAGGTGAAGGCATCGCTGCCGCGCGGCGGAGCCCTGTCCGACGCGGCGGCCAGACAGGCGTTGGATCGCGTCATCGCCGCCATGCCGGGACTGGGGTTCGAGGTGGCGGGGGTCACCGAATCACCCATCCGCGGCGGCAAGAGCTCGCGCCAAGGCGCGGGCAACGTGGAGTACCTCATGTGGGGACGCCCGTTGGCGCCGCAGGAGCCGGGACACGCCGTCGCGGTCCACGTGGCGTTGTGA
- a CDS encoding DUF1501 domain-containing protein, with protein sequence MRIRHDYLDPQTPEDQVLVVVFLRGGADGLTLVPPVNDDGYHRARPTIGVSPRDAMALDDVFSLHADLKPLMPWYERGELAIVHGVGSEDATRSHFEAQDFMEHAGNTGGGWLARYLRARPGGAGALCAVSIGTTLPESLRGAPGGAVIQTVRDFSLGDEPVERTFTEELARLYAAESGPLGQAARDTIEAIRRLRALRADDPGPRNRAAYPDGSFGRGLRELARIIRADVGLVASTIDLDGWDTHFGQNALIGGLMRTLAQGIDAFLTDLGPESRRVTVVVMTEFGRRVAENSSLGTDHGLASVMFTIGPGIRGGQVVSRWRNVDQAQLIGPGDIPVGINYRDVLAPILARNNPGLDLAAVFPRYNVAPLGITG encoded by the coding sequence ATGCGAATCCGACACGACTATCTCGACCCGCAGACGCCCGAGGATCAGGTGCTGGTCGTCGTCTTTCTGCGCGGCGGGGCGGACGGGCTGACGCTCGTACCGCCGGTGAACGATGACGGCTACCACCGCGCCCGCCCGACGATTGGCGTGTCGCCGCGCGACGCCATGGCGCTGGACGATGTCTTCTCGCTGCACGCTGATCTCAAGCCGCTCATGCCGTGGTACGAACGTGGCGAGCTGGCCATCGTGCATGGGGTGGGGTCGGAGGACGCGACGCGATCGCACTTCGAGGCCCAGGACTTCATGGAGCATGCCGGCAACACGGGAGGCGGCTGGCTGGCGCGCTACCTGCGCGCCCGGCCGGGCGGCGCGGGGGCGCTGTGCGCGGTGTCGATCGGCACCACGCTGCCCGAGTCGCTCCGCGGCGCGCCGGGCGGAGCGGTCATCCAGACCGTGCGTGACTTCTCGTTGGGCGATGAACCTGTCGAACGAACCTTCACCGAGGAGCTCGCGCGGCTGTACGCGGCGGAGAGCGGCCCCCTTGGGCAGGCGGCTCGCGACACGATCGAGGCCATCCGCCGCCTCCGCGCCCTGAGGGCCGATGACCCCGGACCACGGAATCGGGCCGCCTACCCGGACGGATCATTCGGGCGGGGGCTGCGCGAGCTGGCCCGCATCATCCGCGCCGACGTGGGGCTCGTCGCCAGCACCATCGATCTGGACGGCTGGGATACGCACTTCGGGCAGAACGCGCTCATCGGCGGGCTCATGCGCACCCTGGCCCAGGGTATCGACGCTTTTCTGACGGATCTTGGCCCCGAGTCGCGCCGCGTGACGGTGGTCGTGATGACCGAGTTCGGTCGCCGCGTCGCCGAGAACTCTTCGCTGGGCACCGATCACGGGCTGGCGAGCGTGATGTTCACCATCGGCCCGGGCATCCGCGGCGGGCAGGTCGTGTCGCGCTGGCGAAACGTCGATCAGGCCCAGCTCATCGGACCTGGCGACATTCCGGTGGGCATCAACTACCGCGACGTGCTGGCGCCGATACTTGCGCGGAACAATCCCGGACTGGACCTTGCAGCGGTCTTCCCGCGATACAACGTTGCGCCCCTGGGCATCACCGGCTGA